The Oceanisphaera avium genome includes a region encoding these proteins:
- a CDS encoding DUF2835 family protein: MRRLRFHLAISPAQLLSYYQGRHAALSVHTEQGVRLQIGLHHFRPFVSHQGLQGYFEITLDNDNAFQQLLRLTH, encoded by the coding sequence ATGCGACGGCTGCGCTTTCACTTGGCTATTTCGCCAGCGCAGCTATTAAGCTATTACCAAGGCCGCCATGCGGCCTTGTCGGTACACACAGAGCAAGGGGTGCGGCTGCAAATTGGGCTGCATCACTTTCGTCCTTTTGTTAGCCACCAAGGTTTGCAAGGCTATTTTGAAATAACCCTAGATAATGATAATGCCTTTCAGCAACTCCTGCGTCTTACTCACTAA